The Vicia villosa cultivar HV-30 ecotype Madison, WI linkage group LG1, Vvil1.0, whole genome shotgun sequence genome includes a region encoding these proteins:
- the LOC131644335 gene encoding calmodulin calcium-dependent NAD kinase-like, with product MEQDGYGKAIRLTHVLAASFAGLIAAAAASRYRKQASTVVVDDKIIPKADRSKSGRIEKIEKFSHYVARQMGFEDYSEVPELCILAQQYLQKSKDCDQSIFEYLANEKDSESLYVKLVDEFERCILSYFAFHWKQAPFVISQVLNTQSQHKTKLKEILLAATRKQRFERVTKNLKLTRVFSTLVAEMRVIDDGGKGVMVPKELSERSPVLLFMGGGMGAGKSTVLKDILKESFWLGASSKAVVVEADAFKERDVIYKTLNSRGHHDDMLQTSELVHQSSIDAASSLLVAALNKGRDVIMDGTLSWEPFLEQTIAMARNVHKCKYRMGVGYKVAEDGTITENYWEEVNETEEQAENSKAEQLSYKPYRIELVGVVCDGYLAVIRGIRRAIMTGRAVRVNSQLKSHKRFAKAFPKYCKLVDNARLFCTNGVGAPPKLIGWKEGDHNLLVDPEDIKSLNNVANLNAEADSICELHMEPSPLMEPGSVWNDFVLSSSRSSVQKELRKSIHKIEKSIRKI from the exons ATGGAACAAG ATGGTTATGGCAAAGCCATCCGCCTCACACATGTTCTGGCTGCCTCCTTTGCTGGTTTGATTGCTGCTGCCGCCGCCTCGCGCTACCGGAAGCAAGCTTCAACGGTGGTTGTAGATGATAAGATCATTCCTAAAGCGGATAGATCAAAATCTGGACGTATTGAAAAGATAGAAAAATTCTCCCACTATGTTG CAAGGCAAATGGGATTTGAAGATTATAGTGAGGTCCCAGAGCTATGCATACTTGCCCAACAATACCTACAAAAATCTAAAGATTGTGACCAAAGCATATTTGAATATCTTGCCAATGAAAAAGATTCTGAATCTCTCTATGTCAAACTGGTTGATGAGTTTGAGAGATGCATTCTCAGTTACTTTGCATTTCACTGGAAACAAGCTCCATTTGTTATTAGTCAG GTATTGAATACTCAGTCTCAGCAcaaaacaaaattgaaagaaaTTCTATTGGCAGCTACAAG GAAGCAGAGATTTGAGAGAGTAACCAAGAATCTAAAGTTGACAAGAGTGTTTTCTACTTTGGTAGCAGAGATGAGAGTAATCGATGACGGCGGTAAAGGAGTCATGGTCCCGAAGGAACTCAGTGAGAGGAGTCCAGTGCTATTGTTCATGGGTGGTGGCATGGGAGCCGGAAAGAGCACCGTTCTTAAAGACATTCTTAAAGA ATCATTTTGGTTAGGAGCATCTTCAAAGGCAGTGGTTGTTGAGGCAGATGCTTTTAAGGAGAGAGATGTTATATATAAAACCCTTAACTCTAGGGGTCACCATGATGACATGCTTCAAACTTCTGAATTG GTACATCAATCTTCCATTGATGCTGCATCGTCTCTACTAGTGGCGGCTCTAAACAAAGGACGAGACGTGATCATGGACGGTACGTTATCATGGGAGCCTTTTCTGGAGCAGACTATTGCTATGGCAAGAAATGTTCACAAATGTAAGTACAGAATGGGGGTAGGGTATAAAGTAGCAGAGGATGGAACAATTACTGAAAATTACTGGGAGGAAGTGAATGAGACCGAAGAGCAAGCAGAAAATTCTAAAGCAGAACAACTCAGTTACAAACCTTACAGAATTGAGCTAGTTGGTGTGGTTTGTGATGGCTATCTCGCAGTTATTAGAGGCATTAG GAGAGCTATTATGACAGGGAGGGCAGTGAGGGTAAATTCACAATTGAAATCTCACAAAAGATTTGCTAAGGCATTTCCAAAATATTGCAAACTTGTTGATAATGCAAGGCTGTTTTGCACAAATGGTGTTGGGGCTCCACCAAAG CTTATAGGGTGGAAAGAGGGTGATCACAATCTACTAGTGGATCCAGAAGATATCAAAAGCTTGAACAATGTAGCAAATTTGAATGCTGAAGCTGATTCCATCTGTGAACTTCACATGGAACCTAGTCCATTAATGGAACCTGGTTCTGTTTGGAATGACTTTGTTCTGTCATCTTCAAGGTCTAGTGTTCAGAAAGAGCTAAGGAAATCCATTCATAAAATAGAGAAGTCAATCAGGAAAATATGA